The Brasilonema sennae CENA114 genome includes a region encoding these proteins:
- a CDS encoding 2'-5' RNA ligase family protein — translation MLQSQRLYFIALLPPQEIQDYANQIKQYFSDNYSSRHAQKSPPHITLQPPFQWTDAEVPKLEECLKDFASRRESVPITLSGFGAFAPRVIYINVVRSLELLTLHTDLMLHLESNLGIIDKVGKTRPFAPHMTVAFRDLSKQNFKAAWSEFEKRQLHFEFAASDLKLLVHDGSRWNINSEFLLQKAYLRESP, via the coding sequence ATGCTGCAATCACAGAGACTTTATTTTATAGCCCTCTTGCCACCGCAGGAAATTCAAGACTACGCTAATCAAATTAAGCAGTACTTTAGTGATAACTATAGCAGTCGTCACGCACAAAAATCTCCACCGCACATCACTCTCCAACCCCCCTTTCAATGGACAGATGCTGAGGTACCAAAGCTAGAAGAATGCCTGAAAGATTTTGCCAGTCGTCGAGAGTCTGTGCCCATTACACTGAGTGGATTTGGTGCTTTTGCTCCTCGTGTGATATACATCAATGTTGTCAGAAGTTTAGAACTGCTGACTTTACATACTGATTTGATGCTACATTTGGAAAGTAACTTGGGAATAATTGACAAGGTTGGAAAAACTCGTCCCTTTGCTCCCCATATGACAGTTGCATTTAGAGACTTGAGCAAGCAAAACTTTAAGGCAGCTTGGTCTGAATTTGAGAAGCGACAGCTGCACTTTGAGTTTGCTGCTTCTGACTTGAAACTGTTGGTGCATGATGGCAGTCGCTGGAATATCAATTCAGAGTTTTTGCTACAAAAAGCCTACCTGCGCGAATCTCCCTAA
- a CDS encoding inorganic diphosphatase translates to MDLSRIPAQPKPGLINVLIEIPGGSKNKYEYDKELQAFALDRVLYSSVQYPYDYGFVPNTLADDGDPLDGMVIIDEPSFPGCVIAARPIGMLEMIDGGDRDEKILCVPDKDPRYTSVRSLKDVAPHRLQEIAEFFRTYKNLEKKVTEILGWQDVDHVLPLVEKCIRAGRGKS, encoded by the coding sequence GTGGATTTATCCCGTATTCCTGCCCAACCGAAACCAGGTCTGATTAACGTTCTGATCGAAATTCCAGGCGGGAGTAAGAACAAATACGAATATGATAAAGAACTTCAAGCTTTCGCCCTAGACAGGGTACTATACTCGTCGGTACAATATCCATACGACTACGGCTTTGTACCCAACACATTGGCAGATGACGGGGATCCTTTGGATGGTATGGTCATTATAGATGAGCCAAGCTTTCCAGGATGTGTCATTGCAGCAAGACCAATTGGTATGCTAGAAATGATAGACGGTGGCGATCGCGATGAAAAAATCCTTTGTGTTCCTGATAAAGACCCACGTTACACTTCCGTAAGATCTTTAAAAGATGTTGCACCACATCGACTTCAAGAAATAGCTGAATTTTTCCGCACATATAAAAATTTAGAAAAAAAAGTGACGGAAATTCTCGGGTGGCAAGATGTTGATCACGTGTTGCCTTTAGTAGAAAAGTGTATTAGAGCGGGTAGGGGAAAAAGTTAA
- a CDS encoding 1,2-dihydroxy-3-keto-5-methylthiopentene dioxygenase → MAILQLEDGTRYTDLQDISRELAPLNIQLNRWAVGESQHLRELISQDSLNEDEKEQVLKSLDKYFHQLQQTAGYQTRDLIVLHPGMPNLDAMMTKFDKIHTHSEDEVRYIIDGEAIFGFVRPDDSQVELTIQPQEYINVPAKTEHWFYLTPARRVKAVRYFTGSQGWTPEYTGREIHTRQVVTKV, encoded by the coding sequence ATGGCGATTCTACAATTAGAAGATGGGACACGATACACTGATTTGCAAGATATATCCCGCGAATTAGCACCCCTAAATATTCAACTTAATCGTTGGGCTGTCGGAGAAAGTCAACACTTGCGTGAACTTATATCACAAGATAGCCTCAATGAAGATGAAAAAGAACAAGTCTTAAAATCTCTGGATAAATATTTCCACCAACTGCAACAAACAGCAGGCTATCAAACCCGCGACTTAATTGTCCTGCATCCAGGAATGCCGAACCTTGATGCCATGATGACAAAGTTTGACAAAATCCATACCCATTCAGAAGACGAAGTTCGTTACATCATTGATGGAGAAGCCATTTTTGGTTTTGTCCGACCGGATGATAGCCAAGTAGAACTGACAATACAACCCCAAGAGTACATCAATGTGCCTGCAAAGACCGAACACTGGTTTTATCTAACCCCAGCACGGCGAGTTAAAGCAGTGCGTTATTTCACTGGAAGTCAAGGTTGGACTCCCGAATATACAGGGAGAGAAATTCACACTCGTCAGGTTGTCACTAAAGTATAA
- a CDS encoding tetratricopeptide repeat protein, producing MDWITLLRSLQSDFIKRLTSSCLLHCETEGQYSELTVISGERLKALREFCWQMAEKYKRTSPVRDVFISNLKGKLGEEVVKERLAAFVTEVDYEKRFGVGDGKVDFTLTFDPSVGIAVKSRHGSLNKVRWSINSEEVQKNAVVVCIFIQEEVNEAQPEYHLFFAGFLPTQMIKLKTGNILFGIEQLLYGSGLRCYLEQLESLTPANSHQTSQLGKYNLKHEHRYQQEKQHLPKTNFSSQQQQQSVKKNFSPDQNDYLRFHNGDMNLLSVKLGDECFEKEQYNAAINNYNQALKLNSQDAETFYKRGFAHSHIGDYKAAIADYVQAIEINPYYGKVYTKLGLARYHQGDYEGAIADYTQAIKMNPNDAVAYKSRADIRYQLRDYQGAIEDYNQALKINPNNSHLVNSKEAIELFTQSREVKPNDINGYKNRGDYRFDLGDYQGAIEDYTQVIKKSSHDIDAYYNRGQARCDLGDYQGAIEDYTQVIKTHPNDADAYYNRGHARYKLGDRQGVIDDFQKAADLYRKEGKLEEHKNTRERILDLEIEESLDILHF from the coding sequence ATGGACTGGATTACCTTACTGCGATCGCTACAATCTGATTTCATCAAGAGGTTAACATCTAGTTGTCTGCTGCATTGTGAAACAGAAGGGCAATATAGCGAGTTAACAGTTATCTCAGGCGAGAGGTTAAAAGCACTACGGGAATTTTGCTGGCAGATGGCTGAGAAATATAAGCGCACTTCACCAGTCCGTGATGTTTTTATCAGTAATTTGAAAGGCAAATTAGGTGAAGAAGTTGTTAAAGAACGTTTAGCTGCTTTTGTGACTGAAGTAGATTATGAGAAACGATTTGGTGTCGGCGATGGCAAAGTTGATTTTACGCTGACTTTTGACCCCTCAGTTGGCATTGCCGTTAAATCACGTCATGGCAGTCTTAATAAAGTCAGATGGTCAATTAATTCAGAAGAAGTTCAAAAAAATGCCGTTGTTGTCTGCATATTTATTCAGGAGGAAGTCAATGAGGCACAACCTGAATATCATCTCTTCTTTGCTGGTTTTCTTCCTACCCAAATGATTAAGCTAAAGACTGGAAATATTTTATTTGGGATAGAACAATTACTCTATGGCAGTGGTTTACGGTGCTATTTAGAACAGTTAGAATCTTTAACACCAGCAAACTCTCATCAAACATCTCAACTAGGTAAATATAACCTTAAGCACGAACACCGCTATCAGCAAGAAAAGCAACACTTGCCTAAAACAAACTTTTCTTCTCAACAACAGCAACAATCTGTCAAAAAAAACTTTTCTCCGGATCAAAATGATTATCTCCGTTTCCATAATGGAGACATGAATTTGCTTTCTGTCAAACTAGGTGATGAATGCTTTGAGAAAGAACAGTACAATGCTGCCATTAATAACTACAATCAAGCTTTAAAGCTGAACTCTCAAGATGCTGAAACTTTTTATAAGCGTGGTTTTGCTCATTCTCATATAGGAGATTACAAGGCAGCAATTGCTGATTACGTTCAAGCAATAGAAATTAATCCTTATTACGGTAAAGTTTACACTAAACTTGGCTTAGCTCGATATCATCAGGGAGACTACGAGGGAGCAATTGCAGATTATACTCAGGCAATTAAAATGAATCCTAATGATGCAGTGGCTTACAAAAGTCGTGCTGATATTCGTTATCAGTTAAGAGATTATCAGGGTGCAATTGAGGATTATAATCAGGCACTCAAAATTAATCCAAATAATTCTCATTTGGTAAACTCAAAAGAAGCTATTGAGCTTTTTACTCAGTCCAGAGAAGTAAAACCTAATGACATTAATGGTTACAAAAATCGTGGAGATTATCGTTTTGATTTAGGAGATTATCAGGGAGCAATTGAAGATTACACACAGGTGATTAAAAAAAGTTCTCATGATATTGATGCATATTATAACCGTGGTCAGGCTCGTTGTGACTTAGGAGATTATCAGGGGGCGATTGAAGATTACACACAGGTGATTAAGACACATCCTAACGATGCAGACGCATATTACAATCGTGGTCATGCTCGTTACAAGCTAGGAGATAGGCAAGGAGTTATTGATGATTTTCAAAAAGCAGCAGACCTTTATCGAAAAGAAGGTAAATTAGAGGAGCATAAAAATACACGGGAAAGAATTTTAGATTTAGAAATAGAAGAATCCTTAGATATTTTACATTTTTAA
- the mtnB gene encoding methylthioribulose 1-phosphate dehydratase: MNSPKLIDPRLELICAARHFYQQGWMVGTSGNLSVRLPDHSFWITASGQCKGELELGDFVRIYPNGTACPEGSRRVEKPSPDVKPSAETAIHQVLYALFPEATSCYHVHSVEANLVSRFVKGDTLPLPPLEMLKGLGVWEENPDCAMSIFDNHLQVSCIVDEIKERFRTIPPQLSALLIRDHGVTIWAPSAKTARNYIELVEYIFRYMVAARGVGVWGVGEERD; encoded by the coding sequence ATGAATAGCCCAAAGCTGATTGATCCTCGCCTTGAACTCATCTGTGCTGCCCGTCACTTCTACCAACAAGGATGGATGGTGGGGACTTCAGGAAATCTCTCAGTTCGTTTACCTGATCACAGCTTTTGGATTACAGCTAGTGGTCAGTGTAAAGGAGAATTAGAACTTGGTGATTTTGTACGTATCTATCCAAATGGCACGGCTTGCCCTGAGGGTAGTCGAAGGGTAGAAAAACCCTCGCCTGATGTGAAGCCTTCAGCTGAAACTGCCATTCACCAAGTTCTTTATGCTCTATTCCCTGAAGCTACAAGCTGCTACCATGTTCACTCAGTAGAAGCAAATTTGGTTTCTCGTTTTGTGAAAGGAGATACCTTGCCTCTACCACCGTTGGAGATGCTCAAAGGACTGGGAGTCTGGGAAGAGAATCCTGATTGCGCTATGTCGATCTTTGACAACCATTTACAGGTTTCCTGCATTGTAGATGAGATTAAAGAGCGCTTTAGAACAATTCCTCCACAACTAAGCGCTTTACTTATCCGTGACCACGGTGTTACCATTTGGGCACCTTCTGCCAAAACTGCCCGTAATTATATTGAGTTAGTGGAATACATTTTCCGCTATATGGTCGCAGCCAGAGGTGTGGGTGTTTGGGGTGTAGGGGAAGAGAGGGATTGA
- a CDS encoding iron uptake porin, protein MSNILRKSLVISPAVLGATLLVSTAAIAAPKNINNQVVTTEVSQTSNNQQASSSVSTTSTTTATEVSPKPETLTQAQQTQVNVLQQVSSYTKEGNNSSQSQVTSVSQFSDVQPTDWAFQALQSLVERYGCIAGYPNGTYRGNRALTRYEFAAGLNACLDRVNELIATATSDLVRKEDLATLQRLQEEFSAELATLRGRVDTLEARTAELEANQFSTTTKLVGEAIFALSDAFGDTAGRNNNTVFQNRVRLDFQTSFTGKDVLHTRLATGNARRLNTGGDVDVNGNGVIDTAEQNAGGFQTFNLSGDTSNSNDIVLDWLGYYVPIGPAQLYVVATGGIHSDYAATNNPYFDDYDGGNGALSTFASENPIYRIGGGAGAALNLNFGKGGGILKPSSLTVGYLGSEPNDPGIGSGIFNGNYAALGQLNFNLGQRIALAATYVHGYHGAGGALFDAGGFQGANLPVVGTSQANALSSLNASSSNSYGLSAAFRPSDKLSVSGFVSYHDVTGFGPNDDYEAWSYGLGVALPDFGKKGNVLGVFGGAQPYALGRIAGANAIPYQIEGFYKYRVSDNVSITPGVIYQMSPGQNSNNPDAFIGTLRTTFTF, encoded by the coding sequence ATGTCTAATATCTTGCGGAAATCTTTAGTCATCAGTCCAGCAGTTTTGGGAGCAACGTTGTTGGTATCTACAGCGGCGATCGCAGCTCCAAAGAACATCAACAATCAAGTTGTTACAACAGAAGTTTCACAAACAAGCAATAATCAACAAGCTTCTAGTTCAGTCTCAACAACTTCAACAACAACTGCGACTGAAGTTTCCCCCAAGCCAGAGACGTTGACTCAAGCACAACAAACACAAGTCAACGTTTTGCAGCAAGTCAGCAGCTACACCAAGGAGGGAAACAATAGTTCTCAGTCCCAAGTGACATCAGTTTCCCAGTTCTCCGACGTACAGCCAACAGATTGGGCTTTCCAAGCGCTACAGTCTTTAGTTGAACGTTATGGTTGTATTGCTGGTTATCCCAATGGAACGTACCGTGGTAACCGTGCTTTGACTCGTTATGAATTTGCTGCAGGTTTAAATGCATGTCTGGATCGGGTGAACGAACTGATTGCGACAGCAACATCTGACTTAGTAAGAAAAGAAGATCTGGCGACTCTGCAGCGCTTACAAGAAGAATTTTCTGCAGAATTGGCAACTCTACGCGGTCGAGTAGACACATTAGAAGCGCGCACAGCAGAATTAGAAGCCAACCAATTCTCAACAACTACCAAACTCGTTGGTGAAGCAATCTTCGCTCTCAGTGATGCTTTCGGCGATACAGCAGGTAGAAACAATAACACTGTCTTCCAAAACAGAGTACGTTTAGACTTCCAAACCAGCTTCACAGGTAAGGACGTTCTGCATACACGTTTAGCAACTGGTAACGCCAGAAGATTAAACACGGGTGGTGATGTAGACGTTAATGGAAATGGAGTGATAGATACCGCTGAGCAAAATGCTGGAGGCTTTCAAACCTTTAACCTTAGTGGAGATACTAGCAACAGCAATGACATTGTCCTCGATTGGTTAGGTTACTACGTCCCCATAGGACCTGCCCAACTTTACGTTGTAGCTACTGGTGGTATTCACAGCGATTATGCTGCTACAAATAACCCCTACTTTGATGACTATGATGGCGGTAATGGTGCTTTATCCACCTTCGCTTCCGAAAACCCCATCTATCGGATTGGTGGCGGTGCAGGTGCAGCGCTTAATCTGAACTTTGGTAAAGGTGGCGGTATTCTCAAACCAAGTTCACTCACAGTGGGTTACTTAGGCTCAGAACCGAATGATCCAGGTATCGGTTCAGGTATATTCAACGGTAACTATGCTGCTTTAGGACAATTAAACTTTAATCTTGGTCAGCGGATAGCGTTAGCAGCTACCTACGTTCACGGTTATCATGGTGCTGGTGGTGCTTTATTTGATGCAGGTGGATTCCAGGGAGCAAATCTCCCTGTTGTAGGTACTTCGCAAGCTAACGCTCTGAGTTCATTGAATGCATCTTCCAGCAACTCCTATGGTTTGTCAGCAGCGTTTAGACCGAGTGACAAACTCTCTGTTAGTGGCTTCGTTTCCTATCACGACGTCACAGGCTTTGGTCCCAATGATGACTATGAAGCTTGGAGCTACGGATTGGGAGTTGCCTTACCTGACTTTGGAAAGAAAGGTAACGTCTTAGGTGTTTTCGGAGGTGCTCAACCTTATGCCCTTGGTAGAATAGCTGGTGCTAACGCGATCCCATATCAGATCGAGGGCTTTTACAAGTATCGCGTCAGTGATAATGTCTCGATTACTCCTGGAGTGATTTATCAGATGTCTCCTGGTCAGAATAGCAATAACCCTGATGCGTTCATTGGAACTTTAAGAACAACGTTCACTTTCTAG
- a CDS encoding 4a-hydroxytetrahydrobiopterin dehydratase, producing MTQLLTEEEIQQKASHLPNWTVEASTLKCTRKFKDFIQAIEFVNKLVEPAESAQHHPDIEISYNKVNISLTTHDAGGLTQKDFDLAKVISEIN from the coding sequence ATGACACAGCTACTTACTGAGGAAGAAATTCAACAAAAGGCAAGCCATTTGCCTAATTGGACAGTGGAAGCGTCAACGTTAAAATGTACACGCAAATTTAAAGACTTTATCCAGGCTATAGAATTTGTAAATAAGCTTGTTGAACCTGCTGAGTCAGCACAACATCATCCAGATATTGAAATTTCTTACAACAAAGTCAATATTTCACTCACAACCCATGACGCAGGTGGGTTAACACAGAAAGACTTTGATTTAGCAAAGGTCATTTCGGAAATTAATTAA
- a CDS encoding MBL fold metallo-hydrolase — protein MSNFKQSPSQKQQTPEPLLPQILSQGLEFVVQFWGVRGLIPTPDNHTIHYGGNTACVEMQIGGKRLVFDGGTGLRLLGKNWLQLQSPLNAHLFFTNSQSNRIQGFPFFAPAFKSENCFHIYGTAALNGASIKQCLCDQMLQPHFPYPLQFMQSELNFHNLTSGKVVKIDDVIITAAIINHEQKSIGYRVSWKNYSVAYLTDLSKIANEVDRKCVAQLAKNVNVLIANATYTSPAAPNHNEPDFHWGTAVNLAKTAKVNQLVISHHRPDDHDDFLDQVQIEVKSVFPETLLAKEGLVLPVM, from the coding sequence ATGTCAAATTTTAAGCAGTCGCCTTCCCAGAAGCAGCAAACTCCAGAACCACTGCTACCCCAGATTCTAAGTCAAGGCTTAGAATTTGTGGTGCAATTTTGGGGTGTACGGGGTTTAATTCCCACACCAGATAACCACACCATCCACTATGGTGGTAATACTGCTTGTGTGGAAATGCAAATAGGTGGAAAACGCTTGGTTTTTGATGGCGGTACTGGTTTACGCCTACTTGGAAAAAATTGGCTGCAACTGCAATCACCCTTAAATGCCCATTTATTTTTTACCAACTCCCAATCAAATCGTATCCAAGGATTTCCTTTTTTTGCTCCCGCATTCAAGAGCGAAAATTGCTTCCATATTTATGGAACAGCCGCTTTAAATGGAGCATCTATTAAGCAATGTTTGTGTGATCAAATGCTTCAGCCTCACTTTCCTTACCCTTTACAGTTTATGCAATCTGAATTAAACTTCCATAATTTGACATCAGGTAAGGTGGTGAAGATAGATGATGTTATCATCACAGCTGCAATCATTAATCACGAGCAAAAATCAATCGGTTATAGAGTGAGTTGGAAAAACTACAGTGTTGCCTATCTAACAGATTTATCTAAGATCGCAAATGAAGTGGATCGAAAATGCGTAGCGCAGCTCGCAAAAAACGTTAATGTGCTAATTGCTAATGCCACTTATACTTCTCCTGCAGCACCCAATCATAATGAACCTGACTTTCACTGGGGCACTGCTGTCAATTTGGCTAAAACTGCTAAGGTGAACCAGTTAGTTATTTCTCATCATCGTCCAGATGACCACGATGATTTTCTCGACCAAGTTCAGATTGAAGTAAAATCTGTCTTTCCTGAAACATTACTAGCTAAAGAAGGTTTAGTTTTACCTGTTATGTAG
- the panD gene encoding aspartate 1-decarboxylase, with protein MQRTLLLAKIHNCTLTATNINYVGSISVDQVLLDKAGILWYEQVHVVNVSNGERFITYTIPAPPNSGAIELNGAAARLGISGDRLIIMSYAQFNSEELKIYSPTVVIVDSKNQLLEVRRYDDLLSQT; from the coding sequence ATGCAGCGCACGCTTCTTTTGGCAAAAATTCATAACTGCACGCTCACAGCAACAAATATTAACTATGTAGGAAGTATCAGCGTAGACCAAGTTCTGTTGGATAAAGCGGGTATCTTATGGTATGAGCAGGTGCACGTAGTGAATGTTTCCAATGGCGAGCGGTTTATCACTTATACAATTCCAGCTCCACCCAATTCAGGAGCAATTGAGCTGAATGGGGCAGCAGCACGTCTAGGTATAAGTGGCGATCGCTTGATTATAATGTCCTACGCACAGTTTAATTCGGAAGAGTTAAAAATATACTCTCCTACAGTTGTCATTGTGGACAGCAAAAACCAACTGTTAGAAGTGCGGCGCTACGATGACCTGCTTAGTCAGACCTAG